The Ancylobacter sp. WKF20 genome contains a region encoding:
- a CDS encoding carbon-nitrogen hydrolase family protein, with product MTDLSPASAPRPLHLGAPFKAALVQMRTGKSIAANVEAASALIRAAAGEGATYIQTPEMTGTMEENRETLFAGLHPEETDTALAAFRALAAELKVHLHIGSLAIRASEHRAANRSFLIGPDGAIAARYDKIHMFDVDLPNGDVYRESAAYRPGELAVVADLPEIRLGFTICYDLRFPALFRALAEAGAGMIAAPAAFTQITGEAHWHVLLRARAIETGCFVLASAQGGTHENGRKTFGHSLIIDPWGTVLAEAGAEPGYIIAEIDPAKVAAVRARIPSLQHGRRFELVTPTETGRLHVVAAEDAAGDVSGDAA from the coding sequence ATGACTGACCTATCCCCGGCCTCCGCCCCCCGCCCGCTGCATCTCGGCGCCCCGTTCAAGGCCGCGCTGGTGCAGATGCGCACGGGCAAGAGCATCGCCGCCAATGTGGAGGCGGCCTCCGCGCTGATCCGCGCGGCGGCGGGGGAGGGCGCGACCTATATCCAGACGCCGGAAATGACCGGCACGATGGAGGAGAATCGCGAGACGCTGTTCGCCGGCCTGCACCCGGAGGAGACCGATACCGCGCTCGCGGCCTTCCGCGCGCTGGCGGCGGAGCTGAAGGTTCACCTGCATATCGGCTCGCTGGCGATCCGCGCGAGCGAGCACCGCGCCGCCAACCGCTCCTTCCTCATCGGGCCGGATGGTGCGATCGCCGCGCGCTACGACAAGATCCACATGTTCGACGTCGATCTGCCCAATGGCGACGTCTACCGCGAATCGGCCGCCTACCGGCCGGGCGAGCTCGCCGTGGTGGCGGACCTGCCGGAGATCCGGCTCGGCTTCACCATCTGCTACGATCTGCGCTTCCCGGCGCTGTTCCGCGCGCTGGCCGAGGCCGGTGCCGGCATGATCGCGGCGCCCGCCGCCTTCACCCAGATCACCGGCGAGGCGCATTGGCATGTGCTGCTGCGCGCCCGCGCCATCGAGACCGGCTGCTTCGTGCTCGCCTCGGCGCAGGGCGGCACGCATGAGAATGGCCGCAAGACCTTCGGCCACAGCCTCATCATCGACCCCTGGGGTACGGTGCTGGCCGAGGCCGGCGCGGAGCCGGGCTACATCATCGCCGAGATCGACCCGGCCAAGGTCGCGGCGGTGCGCGCGCGTATTCCCTCGCTGCAGCATGGCCGGCGCTTCGAGCTGGTGACGCCGACGGAGACGGGGCGGCTGCATGTCGTCGCGGCCGAGGACGCCGCGGGGGACGTGTCTGGGGACGCGGCATGA
- the grxC gene encoding glutaredoxin 3, whose product MSQIEIYTTYTCPYCHAAKDLLQRKGAAYSEINVTGDAQARSAMSARANGRTSVPQIFIDGRHVGGCDDLYALEEAGELDALLAAR is encoded by the coding sequence ATGTCGCAGATCGAGATCTACACCACCTATACCTGCCCCTATTGCCACGCCGCGAAGGATCTCCTGCAGCGCAAGGGTGCCGCCTATTCCGAGATCAACGTGACCGGCGACGCGCAGGCGCGCTCGGCCATGTCGGCGCGGGCGAACGGGCGCACCAGCGTGCCGCAGATCTTCATTGACGGCCGCCATGTCGGCGGGTGCGACGACCTCTACGCGCTGGAAGAAGCCGGCGAACTCGACGCGCTGCTCGCGGCGCGCTGA
- a CDS encoding ComF family protein, whose amino-acid sequence MDNPPAHDLVPEGTPASFARLARRGGGLARALGRRLIDVALPPVCMACRGAVDAPGCLCAACWSRMDFITAPLCDRLGIPLAYATDAGFDGARRAPLSALALSDPPAYGRARAVAAYGDVARDLIHGLKYADRLDLAAPLGAMMGRAGAELLEGAQALVPVPLHGLRLFRRRFNQSAALAQGVAKVSGVPVRHELLERARRTTPQVGLDRAARLRNVAGAFRVPEAARGEVTGRALILVDDVLTTGATLDACAKALLRAGAARVDVLVFARVVDGVPAPIS is encoded by the coding sequence ATGGACAACCCGCCCGCGCACGATCTGGTGCCCGAAGGCACGCCGGCTTCGTTCGCCCGCCTCGCGCGGCGCGGCGGGGGGCTTGCCCGCGCGCTCGGGCGGCGGCTCATCGACGTGGCGCTGCCGCCGGTCTGCATGGCCTGCCGGGGCGCGGTGGATGCCCCGGGCTGCCTGTGCGCGGCTTGCTGGAGCCGGATGGACTTCATCACCGCCCCGCTCTGCGACCGGCTGGGCATTCCGCTGGCCTATGCCACTGACGCCGGTTTCGACGGCGCGCGGCGGGCGCCGCTCTCGGCGCTGGCGCTGTCCGATCCGCCGGCCTATGGCCGCGCCCGCGCCGTCGCCGCCTATGGCGATGTGGCGCGCGATCTGATCCATGGCCTGAAATATGCCGACCGGCTGGACCTCGCCGCTCCGCTGGGTGCGATGATGGGCCGGGCGGGGGCGGAGCTGCTGGAGGGCGCGCAGGCGCTTGTGCCCGTCCCGCTCCATGGGCTGCGCCTCTTCCGCCGGCGCTTCAACCAGTCGGCGGCGTTGGCGCAGGGGGTGGCGAAGGTCTCGGGCGTGCCGGTGCGCCATGAGCTGCTGGAGAGGGCGCGCCGCACCACGCCGCAAGTCGGTCTCGACCGGGCGGCGCGCCTGCGCAATGTCGCCGGCGCCTTCCGCGTGCCGGAAGCGGCACGTGGCGAGGTGACGGGCCGGGCGCTCATTCTGGTGGATGACGTGCTCACCACCGGCGCGACGCTCGATGCCTGCGCCAAGGCCCTGCTGCGGGCGGGCGCCGCCCGTGTCGATGTGCTGGTGTTTGCCCGGGTTGTTGACGGCGTGCCCGCGCCCATATCATAG
- a CDS encoding methyltransferase domain-containing protein yields MSGPIAVFDPSTLAARRRRALALGPETFLLDRVTEDLVDRLGAVKRHFAVAADLGTPGPALARQLAGSGMVGRLHSFGPAERVDVDAVIDPEMLPFAPASLDLVVSALALQTVNDLPGVLAQIRRALRPDGLLLACLFGAGTLMELREAFAIAESDTLGGISPRVAPFADLRDIGGLIQRAGLALPVTDVDRVVVRYGNPLALLYDLRRMGAANPLTDRRRTPLTRKTLTRLFEVYAERFADPDGRLRATFEIAWVSGWAPHESQQKPLRPGSAKMRLAEALKVPEGKLPGAQ; encoded by the coding sequence ATGTCCGGTCCCATCGCCGTCTTCGATCCGTCCACGCTCGCCGCCCGCCGCCGCCGGGCGCTCGCCCTCGGGCCGGAAACCTTCCTGCTCGACCGGGTGACGGAGGATCTGGTGGACCGGCTCGGCGCGGTAAAGCGCCACTTCGCGGTCGCCGCCGATCTCGGCACGCCCGGCCCGGCTCTGGCGCGCCAGCTCGCCGGCTCCGGCATGGTCGGCCGGCTGCACAGTTTCGGCCCGGCCGAGCGCGTGGATGTCGACGCGGTGATCGACCCGGAAATGCTGCCCTTCGCCCCGGCCTCGCTCGATCTCGTGGTCTCCGCCCTCGCCCTGCAGACGGTGAACGATCTGCCCGGTGTGCTCGCGCAGATCCGCCGGGCGCTGCGCCCGGACGGGCTGCTGCTCGCCTGCCTGTTCGGCGCGGGCACGCTGATGGAGCTGCGCGAGGCCTTCGCCATCGCCGAGAGCGACACGCTGGGCGGCATCTCGCCGCGCGTCGCCCCCTTCGCCGATCTGCGCGACATTGGCGGCCTGATCCAGCGCGCGGGCCTCGCCCTGCCGGTGACCGATGTCGACCGGGTGGTGGTGCGCTATGGCAACCCGCTGGCGCTGCTCTACGATCTGCGCCGCATGGGCGCCGCCAACCCGCTGACCGATCGTCGCCGCACCCCGCTCACCCGCAAGACGCTGACGCGGCTGTTCGAGGTCTATGCCGAACGATTCGCGGACCCCGACGGTCGGCTACGCGCCACCTTCGAGATTGCCTGGGTGTCCGGCTGGGCCCCGCATGAGAGCCAGCAGAAACCATTGCGCCCCGGCTCCGCCAAGATGCGGCTCGCCGAGGCGCTGAAAGTACCCGAAGGCAAGCTGCCGGGCGCGCAATAG